A window of Formosa sp. Hel1_31_208 contains these coding sequences:
- the rpsJ gene encoding 30S ribosomal protein S10, with product MSQKIRIKLKSYDHNLVDKSADKIVKTVKSTGAVVTGPIPLPTHKKIFTVLRSPHVNKKSREQFQLSSYKRLLDIYSSSSKTIDALMKLELPSGVEVEIKV from the coding sequence ATTAGAATAAAATTAAAGTCTTACGATCACAATTTAGTTGATAAGTCTGCTGATAAGATTGTAAAAACAGTAAAAAGTACGGGTGCTGTAGTAACTGGTCCAATTCCATTACCAACACACAAAAAGATTTTCACTGTATTGCGTTCACCGCACGTAAACAAGAAGTCTAGAGAACAATTTCAATTAAGCTCTTACAAGCGTTTATTAGATATTTACTCTTCATCTTCTAAAACTATTGATGCATTAATGAAACTTGAATTGCCAAGTGGAGTTGAAGTAGAAATTAAAGTGTAA
- the rplC gene encoding 50S ribosomal protein L3, whose protein sequence is MSGLIGRKIGMTSIFDENGKNIPCTVIEAGPCIVTQVRTEEVDGYSALQLGFDDKTEKSATKAEMGHAKKAGTSVKSKVAEFQGFEGDYKLGDAITVEHFIEGEYVDVAGTSKGKGFQGVVKRHGFAGVGQATHGQHNRLRAPGSIGAASYPARVFKGMKMAGRMGGERVYVENLRVYKVVAEKNLLVVKGCVPGHKNSYVIIQK, encoded by the coding sequence ATGTCTGGGTTAATAGGAAGAAAAATCGGTATGACCAGCATTTTCGATGAAAATGGAAAGAACATTCCATGTACAGTAATCGAAGCTGGGCCATGTATCGTTACCCAAGTCAGAACCGAAGAGGTCGACGGGTACAGTGCCCTTCAACTTGGTTTCGATGACAAGACAGAGAAAAGTGCTACAAAAGCTGAAATGGGTCACGCCAAAAAAGCTGGTACTTCTGTTAAATCAAAAGTCGCGGAATTTCAAGGATTTGAAGGAGATTACAAATTAGGAGATGCAATAACAGTGGAGCACTTTATCGAAGGTGAGTACGTTGATGTAGCTGGAACTTCTAAAGGAAAAGGATTCCAGGGTGTTGTAAAACGTCATGGATTTGCTGGTGTTGGTCAAGCAACACATGGACAGCATAACCGTTTAAGAGCTCCAGGTTCTATCGGTGCTGCGTCATATCCTGCGAGAGTTTTCAAAGGAATGAAAATGGCAGGTCGAATGGGTGGCGAGAGAGTATATGTTGAAAATTTAAGAGTCTACAAAGTAGTTGCTGAAAAGAACTTACTTGTGGTTAAAGGATGTGTTCCAGGACACAAAAACTCTTATGTAATTATTCAAAAATAA
- the rplD gene encoding 50S ribosomal protein L4 — MKVAVLDINGKDTGRKVDLSKDVFAIEPNNHAVYLDVKQYLANQRQGTHKAKERAEISGSTRKIKKQKGTGTARAGSIKSGVFRGGGRMFGPRPRNYSIKLNKNLKRLARKSALTMKANDKDIVVLEDFNFDAPKTKNFTAVLKALDIQDKKSLFVLGASNNNVYLSSRNFKGSDVVINSELSTYKILNANKLILLESSLEGIESNLSK; from the coding sequence ATGAAAGTAGCAGTTTTAGATATAAACGGAAAAGACACAGGTAGAAAGGTAGACCTTTCTAAAGATGTGTTTGCTATTGAGCCTAATAATCATGCTGTTTACTTAGACGTGAAGCAATATCTTGCTAACCAACGTCAAGGAACGCACAAGGCAAAAGAAAGAGCAGAAATTTCAGGAAGTACACGTAAGATTAAAAAACAAAAGGGTACTGGTACAGCGAGAGCAGGTAGTATCAAATCTGGTGTTTTTAGAGGTGGTGGACGTATGTTCGGACCAAGACCAAGAAATTACAGTATTAAACTGAATAAAAACCTGAAACGTTTAGCGCGTAAATCAGCGTTAACTATGAAGGCTAATGATAAAGATATCGTTGTTTTGGAAGATTTCAATTTTGATGCGCCAAAGACGAAAAACTTTACAGCAGTATTGAAAGCACTAGATATACAAGACAAAAAATCTTTGTTTGTGTTGGGTGCGTCAAATAATAATGTATATTTGTCATCACGAAATTTTAAAGGCTCTGATGTGGTAATTAACTCAGAATTAAGTACTTATAAAATTTTAAACGCAAATAAATTAATTCTTTTAGAGAGTTCTTTAGAAGGAATTGAATCGAATTTAAGTAAATAA
- the rplW gene encoding 50S ribosomal protein L23 — protein MILIKPIITEKATTNSELNNCFTFQVNTKANKVEIKKAVEAAYGVSVEKVRTINVRPDRSTKFTKTGIQHGKTNAVKKAIVQLAEGEVIDLYTNM, from the coding sequence ATGATCTTAATTAAACCTATCATCACTGAAAAAGCAACAACCAATAGTGAGTTGAATAACTGCTTTACATTTCAAGTGAACACCAAGGCGAACAAGGTAGAAATCAAAAAAGCAGTAGAAGCTGCTTATGGAGTCTCTGTTGAAAAAGTTCGTACTATAAATGTCCGTCCAGATCGTAGTACTAAGTTCACAAAAACTGGTATTCAACATGGTAAAACAAATGCTGTTAAAAAAGCAATTGTACAACTGGCGGAAGGTGAAGTAATTGATTTATACACTAACATGTAA
- the rplB gene encoding 50S ribosomal protein L2 has translation MSVRKLKPITSAQRFRVVNGFDAITTDKPEKSLLVPNKRSGGRNNRGKMTMRQIGGGHKRKYRIIDFKRNKTGVPGEVASIQYDPNRTAFIALLNYQDGEKRYIIAQNGLQVGQNVVSGKEGIAPEIGNAMPLSQIPLGTIISCIELRPGQGAVMARSAGAFAQLMARDGKFATVKLPSGETRLILSECMATIGVISNSDHQLTVSGKAGRSRWLGRRPRVRPVVMNPVDHPMGGGEGKSSGGHPRSRNGIPAKGYRTRSKTKASNKYIVERRKK, from the coding sequence ATGTCAGTAAGAAAATTAAAACCAATCACATCAGCTCAGCGATTTAGAGTAGTAAATGGATTCGATGCCATAACTACTGATAAGCCGGAAAAGAGTTTACTCGTTCCGAACAAAAGATCTGGTGGTAGAAACAATCGAGGAAAAATGACCATGCGCCAAATCGGTGGAGGTCATAAGAGAAAGTATCGTATTATTGATTTCAAACGTAATAAAACAGGAGTACCTGGTGAAGTTGCTTCAATCCAATACGATCCAAACAGAACAGCTTTTATCGCATTATTGAATTATCAAGATGGAGAAAAGCGTTACATTATTGCTCAGAATGGTTTACAAGTTGGGCAAAATGTAGTATCTGGAAAAGAAGGAATAGCGCCAGAAATTGGTAACGCTATGCCATTAAGTCAAATTCCATTAGGAACAATCATTTCATGTATTGAATTACGTCCTGGACAAGGAGCAGTAATGGCAAGAAGTGCTGGAGCATTTGCTCAGTTAATGGCAAGAGACGGTAAGTTCGCAACTGTGAAGTTGCCATCTGGAGAGACAAGACTGATACTTTCAGAATGTATGGCTACTATTGGAGTAATTTCTAACTCTGATCATCAATTAACGGTTTCTGGTAAAGCAGGTAGATCAAGGTGGTTAGGTAGAAGACCAAGAGTAAGACCAGTAGTAATGAATCCAGTTGATCACCCAATGGGAGGTGGTGAAGGTAAATCTTCAGGAGGTCACCCAAGATCAAGAAATGGTATTCCAGCGAAAGGTTATAGAACGCGTTCTAAGACTAAAGCGAGTAATAAATATATTGTAGAACGTAGAAAGAAATAA
- the rpsS gene encoding 30S ribosomal protein S19: protein MARSLKKGPYIHYKLSKKVAENVASNKKSVIKTWSRASMISPDFVGQTIAVHNGRQFVPVYVTENMVGHKLGEFSPTRSFRGHAGAKNKGKK from the coding sequence ATGGCACGTTCATTAAAAAAAGGACCTTACATCCATTATAAATTGAGTAAAAAAGTTGCTGAAAATGTAGCATCTAACAAAAAATCGGTAATCAAAACGTGGTCTAGAGCCTCTATGATTTCTCCAGATTTTGTTGGACAAACGATTGCAGTTCACAACGGACGTCAATTTGTACCAGTTTACGTAACAGAAAACATGGTAGGTCATAAGTTAGGAGAATTTTCACCAACACGATCCTTTAGAGGTCATGCAGGTGCGAAAAATAAAGGAAAAAAATAG
- the rplV gene encoding 50S ribosomal protein L22 — MGSRKKQMADAIKEGRKNIAFAKLNNCPTSPRKMRLVADLVRGKEAEKALQILRFSSKEASRRLEKLLLSAIANWQAKNEDAAIEDADLFVQEIRVDGGSMLKRLRPAPQGRAHRIRKRSNHVTVVIGAKNNTQA, encoded by the coding sequence ATGGGAAGTCGTAAAAAACAAATGGCAGACGCTATTAAGGAAGGCAGAAAGAATATTGCATTTGCAAAATTGAATAACTGTCCTACTTCACCAAGAAAAATGCGATTAGTTGCAGACTTGGTAAGAGGTAAAGAGGCTGAAAAAGCATTACAAATCTTAAGATTTAGTTCTAAAGAAGCATCTCGTCGATTAGAGAAATTATTATTATCGGCGATTGCTAATTGGCAAGCTAAAAATGAAGATGCAGCTATTGAAGATGCAGATTTATTTGTTCAAGAGATTAGAGTTGATGGAGGATCGATGTTAAAAAGATTGCGTCCAGCACCTCAAGGTCGTGCTCACAGAATAAGAAAAAGATCTAATCACGTAACAGTTGTGATTGGAGCTAAAAATAACACACAAGCTTAA
- the rpsC gene encoding 30S ribosomal protein S3 — translation MGQKTNPIGNRLGIIRGWESNWYGGNDYGDKLAEDDKIRKYIHARLSKASVSRVIIERTLKLVTVTITTARPGIIIGKGGQEVDKLKEELKKITGKEVQLNIFEIKRPELDAFLVGSSVARQIENRISYRRAIKMAIAAAMRMNAEGIKIQISGRLNGAEMARSEHYKEGRIPLSTFRADIDYALVEAHTTYGRLGVKVWIMKGEVYGKRELSPLVGLSKKQGGKSGGRGRDNKSRRRK, via the coding sequence ATGGGACAAAAGACAAATCCAATCGGAAATCGTTTAGGAATTATCAGAGGATGGGAATCTAACTGGTATGGTGGAAATGATTATGGTGATAAACTTGCTGAAGACGATAAAATCAGAAAGTATATCCATGCTCGTTTATCAAAAGCTAGTGTATCTAGGGTTATTATTGAGCGTACACTTAAACTTGTAACCGTTACTATCACTACTGCTAGACCTGGTATTATTATCGGAAAAGGTGGTCAAGAGGTAGACAAGTTAAAAGAAGAGCTTAAGAAAATTACTGGAAAAGAAGTTCAGTTAAATATCTTTGAAATTAAGAGACCTGAACTCGATGCGTTTTTAGTAGGATCAAGTGTTGCTCGTCAAATTGAGAATCGTATCTCTTATAGACGTGCAATCAAAATGGCAATTGCTGCTGCTATGCGTATGAATGCTGAAGGAATAAAAATTCAGATTAGTGGTCGTTTAAATGGTGCTGAAATGGCACGTAGCGAGCATTATAAAGAAGGACGTATTCCTCTGTCTACTTTTAGAGCCGATATTGACTATGCTTTAGTTGAAGCACATACTACTTATGGTAGATTAGGTGTTAAAGTATGGATTATGAAAGGTGAAGTTTACGGAAAAAGAGAACTTTCTCCATTAGTTGGCTTGTCTAAGAAACAAGGTGGTAAGTCTGGAGGACGCGGTCGGGACAACAAATCTCGTCGTAGAAAGTAA
- the rplP gene encoding 50S ribosomal protein L16, whose amino-acid sequence MLQPKRTKFRKVQKGRMKGNTGRGHLLSNGMFGIKSLDSNFLTSRQIEAARIAATRYMKREGQLWIKVFPDKPITKKPLEVRMGKGKGAVEYWVAVVKPGRILFEVGGVPMDVAKEALRLAAQKLPVKTKFLIARDYEA is encoded by the coding sequence ATGTTACAACCGAAAAGAACAAAATTTCGTAAAGTCCAAAAAGGACGTATGAAAGGAAATACCGGAAGAGGTCACCTACTTTCTAATGGTATGTTTGGAATAAAATCTTTAGATTCTAATTTCTTGACATCTCGTCAAATCGAAGCTGCGCGTATTGCTGCAACTCGTTACATGAAGAGAGAAGGTCAATTGTGGATTAAAGTTTTCCCAGACAAACCAATTACTAAAAAGCCATTAGAAGTACGTATGGGTAAAGGTAAAGGTGCTGTAGAGTATTGGGTAGCCGTAGTAAAACCAGGTAGAATTTTATTTGAAGTTGGTGGAGTGCCAATGGATGTTGCAAAAGAAGCCTTGCGTTTAGCTGCACAGAAACTACCAGTAAAAACTAAGTTTTTAATTGCTCGAGATTACGAAGCATAA
- the rpmC gene encoding 50S ribosomal protein L29, with the protein MKQSEIKELSVTELQEKLGETKKSYADLKMAHAISPLDNPIQLRNVRRSVARIATELTKREIQ; encoded by the coding sequence ATGAAACAATCAGAAATTAAAGAATTATCAGTAACTGAGTTACAGGAGAAACTTGGTGAAACTAAAAAGAGTTATGCAGACCTAAAAATGGCTCATGCAATCTCTCCATTAGATAACCCAATTCAGTTACGAAACGTGAGACGTTCAGTAGCAAGAATTGCAACAGAATTAACTAAAAGAGAAATACAATAA
- the rpsQ gene encoding 30S ribosomal protein S17, with product MEKRHLRKERIGVVTSNKMQKSIVVAEVKKVKHPMYGKFVLKTKKYVAHDETNDCNIGDTVKIMETRPLSKSKCWRLVEIIERAK from the coding sequence ATGGAAAAAAGACACTTAAGAAAAGAGCGTATAGGAGTTGTTACTAGTAACAAAATGCAGAAATCAATTGTGGTTGCTGAAGTTAAAAAAGTAAAACATCCTATGTACGGAAAATTCGTTTTGAAAACAAAGAAATATGTTGCTCACGACGAAACAAATGACTGTAACATTGGTGATACGGTAAAGATCATGGAAACTAGACCTTTAAGTAAATCTAAATGTTGGAGATTAGTAGAAATAATTGAAAGAGCGAAGTAA
- the rplN gene encoding 50S ribosomal protein L14, with translation MVQQESRLKVADNTGAKEVLTIRVLGGTKRRYASIGDKIVVSVKDATPNGNIKKGAVSTAVVVRTKKEVRRPDGSYIRFDDNACVLLNPTGEMRGTRVFGPVARELRDRQFMKIVSLAPEVL, from the coding sequence ATGGTACAACAAGAATCAAGATTAAAAGTAGCTGATAACACTGGAGCTAAGGAAGTTTTAACTATCCGAGTTCTAGGTGGTACAAAAAGAAGATACGCTTCTATTGGAGATAAAATTGTTGTCTCAGTAAAAGATGCGACTCCTAATGGAAACATTAAAAAGGGAGCAGTATCAACAGCAGTAGTAGTTCGTACTAAAAAAGAAGTGAGACGTCCAGATGGATCTTATATAAGATTTGATGATAACGCTTGTGTGCTTTTAAATCCAACAGGAGAAATGAGAGGAACACGTGTATTTGGACCAGTAGCTAGAGAACTTCGTGATAGACAATTCATGAAAATTGTTTCATTAGCACCAGAAGTGCTTTAA
- the rplX gene encoding 50S ribosomal protein L24, with the protein MTKFKIKSGDTVRVIAGDHKGTEGNVLKVLKDKNKAIVEGVNMVKKHTKPSAQSPQGGIVEKEAPIHMSNLSLLTSKGEATRIGYKMEGDKKVRFSTKSNEVI; encoded by the coding sequence ATGACAAAGTTTAAAATTAAATCAGGAGATACAGTAAGAGTGATAGCTGGAGACCACAAAGGTACAGAAGGAAACGTTCTTAAGGTATTAAAGGATAAAAACAAAGCCATCGTAGAAGGCGTGAACATGGTTAAGAAACATACGAAACCAAGTGCACAAAGTCCTCAAGGTGGAATTGTAGAAAAAGAAGCACCAATCCATATGTCTAATTTATCATTGTTAACATCGAAAGGTGAAGCAACAAGAATAGGTTACAAAATGGAAGGTGACAAGAAAGTTAGGTTTTCAACAAAATCAAATGAAGTAATATAG
- the rplE gene encoding 50S ribosomal protein L5 — MAYIPRLKQEYKDKVVTALTEEFGYKNVMQVPKLKKIVISKGVGAAVADKKLIDHAIDELTMISGQKAVSTLSKKDVASFKLRKGMPIGVRVTLRGEHMYEFLDRLVTSALPRVRDFGGIKATGFDGRGNYNLGVVEQIIFPEINIDKINKISGMDITFVTSADTDKEAKSLLTELGLPFQKN, encoded by the coding sequence ATGGCTTATATTCCAAGATTAAAACAAGAGTACAAGGACAAAGTTGTTACTGCTCTTACAGAAGAATTCGGATATAAAAACGTAATGCAAGTTCCTAAACTTAAAAAGATAGTTATATCTAAAGGAGTTGGAGCTGCTGTTGCCGATAAGAAATTAATTGATCATGCAATTGATGAATTAACTATGATATCTGGTCAGAAAGCTGTGTCTACATTATCTAAAAAGGATGTTGCATCGTTCAAATTACGTAAAGGAATGCCTATTGGCGTTAGAGTAACGTTGAGAGGAGAGCATATGTATGAGTTTTTAGATCGTTTAGTAACTTCGGCATTACCAAGGGTTAGAGATTTTGGTGGTATCAAGGCGACAGGTTTTGATGGTAGAGGAAATTATAACCTAGGTGTTGTAGAACAAATTATCTTTCCGGAAATCAATATTGACAAGATCAACAAAATTTCTGGTATGGATATTACTTTCGTAACATCTGCTGATACAGATAAAGAAGCAAAATCGTTATTAACTGAATTAGGATTACCTTTTCAAAAGAACTAA
- the rpsN gene encoding 30S ribosomal protein S14 has translation MAKESMKAREVKRAKTVAKYAEKRKALKEAGDYEALQKLPKNASPVRMHNRCKLTGRPKGYMRTFGVSRVTFREMANQGLIPGVRKASW, from the coding sequence ATGGCTAAAGAATCAATGAAAGCCCGTGAGGTGAAAAGAGCAAAAACAGTAGCAAAGTATGCTGAAAAACGTAAGGCTTTAAAAGAAGCTGGAGATTATGAGGCATTACAAAAGTTACCAAAAAATGCTTCACCTGTTAGAATGCACAACAGATGTAAGTTAACAGGAAGACCAAAGGGATATATGAGAACTTTTGGTGTTTCGCGTGTTACATTTCGTGAAATGGCGAATCAGGGTTTAATCCCGGGTGTTAGAAAGGCATCTTGGTAA
- the rpsH gene encoding 30S ribosomal protein S8, with amino-acid sequence MNTDPIADYLTRIRNAVKANHRVVEIPASNLKKEITKILFDQGYILSYKFDDSSVQGTIKIALKYNKETKESVIKKIQRISTPGLRKYASSTEMPRILNGLGIAIVSTSHGVITGKQAQRENVGGELLCYVY; translated from the coding sequence ATGAATACAGATCCAATTGCTGATTACTTAACAAGAATCAGAAATGCAGTAAAAGCCAACCATAGAGTTGTTGAGATTCCTGCATCAAATTTAAAAAAGGAGATAACTAAAATTTTATTCGATCAAGGATATATTTTAAGTTACAAATTCGACGATTCTAGTGTACAAGGAACAATCAAGATTGCTTTGAAGTATAACAAAGAAACTAAAGAATCGGTCATCAAAAAGATACAAAGAATAAGTACACCAGGTTTACGAAAGTATGCCAGCTCTACTGAAATGCCAAGAATTCTTAACGGATTAGGTATTGCGATTGTTTCTACATCTCATGGTGTTATAACAGGAAAGCAAGCGCAAAGAGAAAATGTAGGTGGTGAATTATTGTGTTACGTTTACTAA
- the rplF gene encoding 50S ribosomal protein L6: MSRIGNNPVAIPEGVTVDVKDNVVTVKGKLGELTQNYDTVEIKVEDGNVLVTRSSDNKDQKAKHGLYRSLMHNMIEGVSKGWSKELELVGVGYRASNQGQKLDLALGFSHNIVLNVAPEVKIETISEKGKNPIIKLTSHDKQLVGQVAAKIRGFRRPEPYKGKGVKFVGEELRRKAGKSA, from the coding sequence ATGTCAAGAATAGGAAATAACCCAGTAGCCATTCCAGAAGGAGTGACGGTTGATGTTAAAGACAACGTAGTTACTGTAAAAGGTAAATTAGGAGAATTAACACAAAACTATGATACTGTTGAGATTAAAGTTGAAGACGGAAACGTACTTGTAACACGCTCATCAGACAACAAAGATCAAAAAGCTAAACACGGTTTATACAGATCCTTAATGCACAATATGATTGAAGGTGTATCTAAAGGATGGTCTAAAGAATTAGAGCTTGTTGGTGTAGGTTATAGAGCATCAAACCAAGGACAAAAATTAGATTTGGCCTTAGGATTCTCTCATAATATCGTGTTAAACGTAGCACCAGAAGTGAAAATTGAAACCATTTCAGAAAAAGGTAAAAACCCAATAATAAAATTGACGTCTCACGATAAACAATTAGTAGGACAAGTTGCTGCGAAAATTCGCGGTTTCAGAAGACCAGAACCGTACAAAGGAAAAGGTGTGAAGTTTGTTGGTGAAGAATTAAGAAGAAAAGCAGGTAAATCAGCTTAA
- the rplR gene encoding 50S ribosomal protein L18 yields the protein MILTKNEKRLRIKSRIRKVVSGTEARPRLAVFRSNKEIYAQVVDDVTGKTLAAASSRDKDVASTKGSKTEIAALVGKAVAERAIKAGINTISFDRGGYQYHGRVKSLAEGAREGGLKF from the coding sequence ATGATATTAACAAAAAACGAAAAAAGACTAAGAATAAAAAGCAGAATACGTAAAGTTGTTTCTGGTACAGAAGCAAGACCACGTTTGGCTGTTTTTAGAAGTAATAAAGAAATCTATGCTCAAGTAGTAGATGATGTAACAGGGAAAACCTTGGCAGCAGCGTCTTCAAGAGATAAAGATGTTGCTTCAACTAAAGGATCTAAAACAGAAATAGCAGCCTTAGTTGGCAAAGCTGTAGCTGAGAGAGCAATCAAAGCAGGTATCAATACGATTTCTTTTGATAGAGGAGGATACCAATATCACGGAAGAGTAAAATCATTAGCTGAAGGCGCAAGAGAAGGCGGACTTAAATTCTAA
- the rpsE gene encoding 30S ribosomal protein S5, which produces MYQKYKNAELVKPSGIDLKDRLVGVQRVTKVTKGGRAFGFSAIVVVGDEAGVVGHGLGKSKDVATAISKAVEDAKKNLVRIPIIKGTLPHEQKGKFGGARVNIIPAAPGTGVIAGGAVRTVLEAVGVHDVLSKSQGSSNPHNVVKATFDALLQLRDANAIAKDRGISLGKVFNG; this is translated from the coding sequence ATGTATCAAAAATATAAAAACGCAGAATTAGTAAAACCAAGTGGAATTGATCTTAAAGATCGTTTGGTTGGTGTGCAAAGAGTTACCAAAGTAACAAAAGGTGGTAGAGCTTTTGGTTTTTCAGCGATCGTAGTGGTTGGTGATGAAGCAGGAGTAGTAGGTCACGGTTTAGGAAAATCTAAAGACGTTGCTACTGCAATTTCAAAAGCAGTTGAAGACGCTAAGAAAAATTTAGTAAGGATTCCTATTATTAAAGGAACGTTACCTCACGAACAAAAAGGCAAATTTGGTGGTGCAAGAGTAAATATTATTCCTGCAGCTCCTGGTACTGGTGTAATTGCTGGTGGAGCTGTGAGAACAGTTTTGGAAGCAGTTGGTGTACATGACGTATTATCAAAATCTCAAGGGTCTTCTAATCCTCACAATGTTGTAAAAGCTACGTTTGATGCTTTACTTCAATTAAGAGATGCAAATGCAATTGCAAAGGATAGAGGGATTTCTCTTGGAAAAGTTTTTAACGGTTAA
- the rpmD gene encoding 50S ribosomal protein L30 has product MAKIKVTKVKSAINRTQTQKRTLEALGLNRIGQTKVHDASPSILGMVSKVSHLVSVEETK; this is encoded by the coding sequence ATGGCAAAGATTAAAGTAACAAAAGTAAAAAGCGCAATAAATCGTACGCAAACTCAAAAGAGAACATTAGAGGCTCTTGGGTTAAATAGAATTGGTCAAACCAAAGTGCATGATGCGTCTCCAAGTATACTTGGAATGGTAAGTAAAGTTTCACATTTAGTTTCTGTAGAAGAAACAAAATAA
- the rplO gene encoding 50S ribosomal protein L15 has translation MNLSNLKPAKGSVKSQGKRVGRGQGSGKGGTATRGHKGAKSRSGYSKKLGFEGGQMPLQRRVPKFGFKNINRVEYQGVNLDKLQELVDNKKIKDAVDFQTLVDLGLAGKNELVKILGRGELKSKLTVTAHKFTASAKAAIEAAGGEAVTL, from the coding sequence ATGAACTTAAGTAATTTAAAACCAGCAAAAGGTTCTGTAAAGAGTCAAGGTAAAAGAGTAGGTCGAGGACAGGGTTCCGGAAAAGGTGGTACTGCAACACGTGGTCACAAAGGAGCAAAATCTCGGTCTGGTTACTCTAAGAAATTAGGTTTCGAAGGTGGTCAAATGCCACTTCAAAGACGAGTTCCTAAATTTGGATTTAAAAATATTAACCGCGTAGAATATCAAGGTGTAAACTTAGATAAGTTACAAGAGTTAGTAGATAACAAGAAAATAAAAGATGCAGTTGATTTTCAAACTTTAGTAGATCTAGGTTTGGCTGGAAAGAATGAATTAGTAAAAATTCTTGGTCGAGGCGAATTAAAATCAAAATTAACAGTAACTGCTCATAAATTTACTGCTTCAGCAAAAGCTGCAATTGAAGCTGCAGGTGGAGAAGCTGTAACTTTATAA